From a region of the Labrus mixtus chromosome 5, fLabMix1.1, whole genome shotgun sequence genome:
- the prlhr2a gene encoding prolactin releasing hormone receptor 2a, which produces MEGTGSGWSAELTSPCVKLHELNGKDSSQVFEVALQNSSSKRSSPQFVGVELLQSFKPLIIPCYTLVALVGVFGNYLLLYVICRTRKMHNVTNFFIGNLAFSDMLMCATCVPFTLAYAFNPHGWVFGRFMCYLVYLIQPVTVYVSVFTLTAIGVDRYYATVHPLKKRISILACTYLLSGIWLLSCGLVAPAVAHTYHVEFKNEGFTICEEFWMGQERERLAYAYSTLFITYVLPLSALCISYLCISVKLRNCVIPGHHTQSQAEAQRLRKRKTFRLVSLVVAAFGVCWLPISVINVLRDIDIDLIDKRFFLLIQLLCHLCAMSSSCCNPFLYAWLHDRFRAELRKMFTCRRRIGISANNCATASMVL; this is translated from the exons ATGGAGGGCACAGGCAGTGGCTGGTCAGCTGAGCTCACGTCTCCCTGTGTGAAGCTACATGAGCTGAATGGTAAAGACAGCAGTCAGGTATTCGAGGTGGCTCTGCAGAACAGCTCCTCCAAACGCAGCAGCCCCCAGTTTGTGGGCGTAGAGCTGCTGCAGTCGTTTAAGCCGCTCATCATCCCGTGCTACACTCTGGTGGCACTGGTGGGCGTCTTTGGGAACTACCTGCTCCTCTACGTCATTTGCCGCACCCGCAAGATGCACAATGTCACCAACTTCTTCATCGGAAACCTGGCTTTCTCTGACATGCTGATGTGCGCAACCTGTGTGCCCTTCACGCTGGCCTACGCCTTTAACCCCCACGGCTGGGTGTTTGGCCGCTTCATGTGCTACCTGGTGTACCTGATCCAGCCTGTCACGGTGTACGTGTCGGTCTTTACACTCACAGCTATCGGCGTGGACAG ATATTATGCCACAGTTCATCCTCTGAAAAAGCGCATCTCCATCTTAGCATGCACCTACCTTCTGTCTGGGATCTGGCTGCTGTCCTGTGGTCTGGTTGCTCCAGCCGTGGCTCACACTTACCACGTGGAGTTTAAGAATGAGGGCTTCACCATCTGCGAGGAGTTCTGGATGGGCCAGGAGAGAGAGCGCTTGGCTTATGCGTACAGCACCCTCTTCATCACATACGTCCTGCCTCTCTCTGCACTCTGCATCTCCTACTTGTGCATCTCTGTCAAACTGAGGAATTGTGTCATACCTGGACACCACACTCAGAGCCAGGCAGAGGCCCAGCGCCTGAGAAAACGCAAGACCTTCCGACTGGTGAGCCTGGTGGTGGCGGCGTTTGGTGTCTGCTGGCTGCCCATCAGTGTGATCAACGTGCTGCGAGACATTGATATCGACCTGATCGATAAGCGCTTCTTTCTGCTCATTCAGCTGCTTTGTCACCTGTGTGCGATGAGCTCGTCCTGCTGTAACCCTTTCCTCTATGCCTGGCTGCACGATCGCTTCCGGGCTGAGCTGCGCAAAATGTTCACCTGCCGCCGTCGCATTGGGATCTCAGCCAACAACTGCGCCACAGCCAGTATGGTTCTGTAA